Proteins co-encoded in one Kribbella qitaiheensis genomic window:
- a CDS encoding glycoside hydrolase family 3 N-terminal domain-containing protein, producing the protein MPRWTAIRPPRRRTALVTTAALLTGLLPFGIASQAAAVDPDPIVLAAFEGAEAFASPPNAGIFGWGSDADDPPTMEFQARADAPEGEKVLHGTYNISGYGGLSHDVTFDQNPGDWSAHKGIRFWWYGQNTAPLPPGSGKRIFFEIKDGGANAEASELWNTSFTDDWEGWHQVEIPFADLNYRGDYQPVGGIDQVLNLTQMWGYAITMPVGTPGEFAIDQVEVYGKADPALKASVTTDAGVYPVKEGGTAQIKVTLGTAGSTPLEEPVTVDYRTGTGTAGPSDYSPVSGTFTFPAGTPSGTSQLVTVTTKKDKIPEVAETIPLELTVTGAKAPANPQVVINAHDLPYLNSKLPVKLRVKDLLSRMNLAEKVGQMTQAERNALKSKSDIATYALGSLLSGGGSVPTPNTPAGWAAMIDTFQLNAQATRLQVPLIYGVDAVHGHNNVIGATILPHNIGMGATHDPDLSRRAGEVTSTEVRATGIPWDFAPCVCVVRDDRWGRSYEGISEDPALVKAMATVITGMQGKADGSQLAQSNHVLATAKHYVGDGGTTYGSSTTGNYKIDQGITEVTPQQLEAIHLDPFKTAVDLGVGSVMPSYSSVDIIGDDQGPVKMHANAALINGVLKHRMGFDGFVISDWQAIDQIPGDYPSDIRTSINAGLDMIMVPTNYPDFITGLTAEVTAGRVTPARVDDAVSRILTQKFKLGLFEHPYTDTSNRDQIGSAAHRTIAREAAAKSQVLLKNDGNLLPLASTSNIYVAGSNANDLGNQMGGWSITWQGASGNTTTGTTILDGIKQVAPTATFSQDASAPLEGHDVGVVVVGEKPYAEGIGDVGNNGHTLGLTDADKATVSKVCAAMKCVVLIVSGRPQVIADQLGDIDAVVASWLPGTEGAGVADVLFGKRPFTGRLPVTWPRSEDQEPLNVGDAAYDPQYPYGWGLTTQAAARRQLATAQKELLRKGSRDGQALAAVVYIELALRVKDWSGPQAPGALAALGQAGKFLQRSKVDSFSDDDAVVGAARWIAQDQIGQNLDEATSKLTSDAAHLSLTGDLSGAISKLTVAYKLH; encoded by the coding sequence ATGCCCAGGTGGACTGCCATCCGCCCGCCGAGACGCCGTACCGCGTTGGTGACGACCGCCGCGCTGTTGACCGGATTACTGCCGTTCGGAATTGCTTCCCAGGCCGCGGCCGTCGACCCGGATCCGATCGTGCTGGCCGCGTTCGAGGGGGCGGAGGCGTTCGCCTCGCCGCCCAACGCGGGCATCTTCGGCTGGGGTAGCGATGCCGACGATCCGCCGACGATGGAGTTCCAGGCTCGCGCCGACGCGCCCGAAGGCGAGAAGGTGCTGCACGGGACGTACAACATCAGCGGGTACGGCGGGCTCAGCCACGACGTCACCTTCGACCAGAACCCCGGCGACTGGTCCGCGCACAAGGGGATCCGGTTCTGGTGGTACGGCCAGAACACCGCGCCGCTCCCGCCCGGTTCCGGTAAGCGGATCTTCTTCGAGATCAAGGACGGCGGCGCGAACGCCGAGGCGTCCGAGCTGTGGAACACGAGCTTCACCGACGACTGGGAGGGCTGGCACCAGGTCGAGATCCCGTTCGCGGACCTGAACTATCGCGGCGACTATCAGCCGGTCGGCGGCATCGACCAGGTGCTCAACCTGACCCAGATGTGGGGCTACGCGATCACCATGCCGGTCGGAACTCCTGGTGAGTTCGCGATCGACCAGGTGGAGGTCTACGGCAAGGCTGACCCGGCTCTGAAGGCCAGCGTGACCACCGACGCCGGGGTTTACCCGGTCAAAGAAGGTGGCACCGCCCAAATCAAGGTGACTCTCGGCACCGCCGGCAGTACTCCGCTGGAAGAGCCCGTCACGGTCGACTACCGCACAGGAACCGGTACTGCGGGCCCAAGCGACTACAGCCCCGTCTCGGGAACCTTCACCTTCCCCGCCGGTACGCCGTCCGGCACCTCCCAGCTCGTCACAGTGACGACCAAGAAGGACAAGATCCCCGAGGTCGCCGAGACGATCCCGCTCGAACTCACGGTCACCGGGGCCAAGGCGCCGGCGAACCCGCAGGTCGTCATCAACGCGCACGACCTGCCTTACTTGAACTCGAAGCTCCCGGTGAAGCTCCGCGTCAAGGACCTGCTCAGCCGGATGAACCTGGCCGAGAAGGTCGGCCAGATGACCCAGGCCGAGCGCAACGCACTCAAGTCGAAGTCCGACATCGCGACGTACGCGCTCGGTTCGCTGCTGTCCGGTGGCGGCTCGGTGCCGACGCCGAACACCCCGGCCGGCTGGGCCGCGATGATCGACACCTTCCAGCTGAACGCGCAGGCGACCAGGCTGCAGGTGCCGCTCATCTACGGCGTCGACGCCGTGCACGGGCACAACAACGTGATCGGCGCGACGATCCTCCCGCACAACATCGGCATGGGCGCCACCCATGACCCGGACCTGTCCCGGCGTGCCGGTGAAGTGACCTCGACCGAGGTCCGCGCGACGGGTATCCCATGGGACTTCGCGCCGTGCGTGTGCGTGGTCCGTGACGACCGCTGGGGCCGTTCGTACGAGGGCATCAGCGAGGACCCCGCATTGGTGAAGGCGATGGCGACTGTCATCACCGGCATGCAGGGCAAGGCCGACGGCAGTCAACTTGCCCAGAGCAACCATGTGCTGGCGACCGCGAAGCACTACGTGGGCGACGGCGGTACGACGTACGGATCGTCGACGACCGGCAACTACAAGATCGACCAGGGCATCACCGAGGTCACTCCGCAGCAACTGGAGGCGATCCACCTCGACCCGTTCAAGACCGCGGTCGATCTCGGCGTCGGTTCCGTGATGCCGTCGTACTCGAGTGTCGACATCATCGGTGACGACCAGGGTCCGGTGAAGATGCACGCGAACGCCGCGCTCATCAACGGCGTCCTGAAGCACCGGATGGGCTTCGACGGGTTCGTCATCAGCGACTGGCAGGCGATCGACCAGATCCCCGGCGACTACCCGAGCGACATCCGTACGTCGATCAACGCCGGCCTCGACATGATCATGGTGCCGACCAACTACCCGGACTTCATCACCGGTCTGACCGCCGAGGTCACGGCCGGCCGGGTCACTCCGGCCCGGGTGGACGACGCGGTCAGCCGGATCCTGACCCAGAAATTCAAGCTCGGCCTGTTCGAGCACCCGTACACCGACACCAGCAACCGGGACCAGATCGGTTCGGCAGCGCACCGGACCATCGCGCGCGAGGCGGCGGCCAAGTCCCAGGTGCTGCTGAAGAACGACGGCAATCTGTTGCCGCTGGCAAGCACTTCGAACATCTACGTCGCCGGTAGCAACGCCAACGACCTGGGCAACCAGATGGGCGGCTGGAGCATCACCTGGCAAGGTGCCTCCGGCAACACCACCACCGGTACGACGATCCTGGACGGGATCAAGCAGGTCGCACCGACGGCAACGTTCAGCCAGGACGCCTCGGCACCGTTGGAGGGACACGATGTCGGTGTCGTCGTGGTCGGCGAGAAGCCGTACGCCGAAGGCATCGGTGACGTCGGCAACAACGGCCACACGCTGGGCCTGACCGACGCCGACAAGGCGACGGTCAGCAAGGTCTGCGCGGCGATGAAGTGTGTCGTCCTGATCGTCTCCGGCCGGCCGCAGGTGATCGCGGACCAGCTCGGCGACATCGACGCCGTCGTCGCCTCCTGGCTGCCTGGCACCGAAGGCGCCGGCGTAGCGGATGTGCTGTTCGGCAAGCGTCCGTTCACCGGCCGGCTTCCGGTCACCTGGCCGCGCTCGGAGGACCAGGAGCCGCTCAACGTCGGCGACGCGGCGTACGACCCGCAGTATCCGTACGGCTGGGGTCTGACCACCCAGGCAGCGGCTCGCCGGCAGTTGGCGACGGCGCAGAAGGAGCTGCTGCGCAAGGGTTCTCGTGACGGCCAGGCGCTCGCAGCGGTGGTCTACATCGAGTTGGCTCTGCGGGTGAAGGACTGGTCAGGTCCGCAGGCGCCGGGCGCGTTGGCCGCACTTGGCCAGGCCGGGAAATTCCTGCAGCGGAGCAAGGTGGACTCGTTCTCGGACGACGACGCCGTGGTGGGGGCGGCCCGCTGGATCGCACAGGACCAGATCGGGCAGAACCTCGACGAGGCCACCTCGAAGCTGACCTCCGACGCGGCGCACCTGTCGCTCACCGGTGATCTGAGCGGCGCGATCAGCAAGTTGACCGTGGCGTACAAGCTGCACTGA